The genomic window tgtataattttatgttcatttttttggtaataatttttaaataattcacaatatatatacttattagtatatgcttttttcgaatatgataaaaattaatcTTAATGTATCTTTGCGATAATACTTATTACAATTACATTTCAgttctttataaaatatttttttgtgcttcagtaattttcatgttttttcAAAGATCACCTTAGCATAAATTTCAAAATTCataatgtacttttttagagtttttttataacaattcAACATAAGGTAATTAGTCGGTTAACAAAGGATACAAaggtattatataaatatatgatttaaaTGTAATACTTAAATCCatcattaaattataataaaatttattattcaattattttcatagagtatttctatttaatgatagacttttttacaaatgtgGCAGTCACCTAAGATATGTTATTTGAcgaaaaaagacaaacatTTACAATgctttaacatattttaatttagttccaattaaaaaaaaagatgaaactttatataaacacaaaaaaaggttaattctgttttaatttttgatttATGTAAGAAACATATTGAATAAGACATATAATAGTATACAATCAATTGAATtacaatatgtatatatgtactaaataaaaataattcagcATATAAAATTTCAGAAAATATGtaagatttaaaaatttacaagaaAATATACTGTTTTATATGGCTGTATTTTAATTACGATAATGAATACggtatttttcataaaattttttgaaactatgtatttttaataatatgacgcatatatttttatgctaatttgacaaaaaatctaattaaaaataaactaccAAAAAAGATTAGTTCTTATTTCATGtttgattatatatatgaatgatcaattttttaatatgaattttgATCAAACGTTGAATATTCAAAAGCACCATATGAAAATGGGATACTTCTTTCGTCATCCATAATTGAAGGTTCTTGTAGTACGCTATTCAATTCTTCATTGATAACTGCTTCGTTCTTTCTATTCTTTTTAGTAAGAACCCTCCACAAAGGTGtgaactataaaaataattggtaaatttacaatttaattattatatataattaaaaaaatatgaatagtttttttaaggcaaataaatttttgtttactttaaaaagaaggcccAATAACAGAACAATTCCCATGGGTGCTGAAGCCTTTATCATATTATCCttattttcttctattaCGTTGAATACACGACTAAGTGTACctaatatatcattattattattagaaGTTATTTCAGTATTTTGTGCTTCATTACATGTACCTTCAGTACATAAACCTTCACTACCATGTGTGAGGACATGAGAAACTTTAACACTTTTAATTTCGCTATCAGCAGCTTTAAAATCATTGGACATATCAACATCAGTTATACCATTATTACGTGCATCACTAGGAGCACTGGAGAGAGATTCACTAACAACTTTTTCGGTACCGGTACTTTCAGGATCTGAAGCAACTGCACCAGTGCTTCCTCTATCAGTAATTGTAGGAGGAGAATCTTCATCAGCAAGTTGTACAAAACCAGGAGTGCCTTCAGGAAAAGATAAATTATGAGCTATTTTACTAGTAATATACTTATCATCACTAGTTTGCTCCGCAAGGACATTACCAGCAGAATCCTGAGTTTCAGGATTATTAGCGTCTAATGTTTTACCACTATGTTCATTAGtttgaatatatattgtacctaaattttttcccattgaAGTACAAGTTGAATCAGAAGTTTTTCCAGACACACATTCTGAAGAAGGATCGCTTAGAGAGCTATCCAGTCCTCTAATTCCGGAAGAGACCGAAGCATTTAACTGTTGTTCCTGAGTTTCTACCGTTCCCGGGGTGGTAGAATGATGAATAACTATTTTTTGAGAGGCCTTATCATGAGTTCCATCAGAACTACCAGAAGGCATTGTTATAGTTTGAGGTTGTGGAACTACGCTTTCTTGCCCTGCTTTTTGTACATCAGCTTGATTTTGATCTTGATCTTTgggattttttatttccaaacTTTTGGGATCAGTAGGTCCTGGGACAAATTTTGATTGTGATTTAAAATCTACTCTTTCTGTTGTTTCACTTTTACAACCCATACTTCCTTTACAATTTCTTTGTGTAGTAGGTTTAATTATTGGAGTTTTTTTAGCAGGAGATTTGCCATTATTACATTCACGCTTCgcattacatttttttttaaaattctttatTGTTTCATCATCATTTAATTTAGAATTTACATATCGTTTTTTATAACATGCACTTAattctttatctttttgtattatatgtttatttaatTGATCCCATTGTTCGTAAAAATTGTCATGAGTAGCTTTTTCAaaatcttcaattttttgtataatgtCACTTTTAATAGTAGCATAAGTATTCATGCATGGAGCATCATTGTATCTGTTGTAAAGGTtactaattatattatatcttCCAAACGGCCAACccattatttttgtactaTTTAGATTTCCCTATTCTtcgttttaataaattatttggaaaaaagttttttgcatatatgtaaaaacaTTTGCAAGGTGGGAtacacttttttaatattatgaCTTTAGATTATTACTTTACGGTATGTAgagataattataataataaatattataaataaatatgttttaacatattagtagtatatttcaaaaatacgtATATGGATtggtttaaataaaaaaatttctacaGAAGTAGTTATTTATAAGAGTGACTGAGAAGTAGTTCATCTAGGTAATGAATGTTTACAGTGTTTTCTTACATTCTTATGTATTAAATAGATATGTCACGAATGTCTACATATTCAAACATGTAGTCTTCatattaaatgatattaaaaagtgGACAAATAGTTTTTGTATAACGCACAATATATAgataaaatagtaaatgcTATATAGTTTCGTCTAATTAAGATCAAAAGATGGGATTAAACATGTTCCtctaattataatttacatgtgtatatatccTTTTCCATTATTAATAAGTTATACATGAGCTTACTATTATCTACGTTTGCGTCTTTATGTCTCTTTCATTTATTAAGTTTTGAGTCATAAACTTTCATGAAAGGTACTGCATTTCTATTTTGTTcccaaataatttttttactgcttACGGATTTGTACAACTGTTGTTAATATGCtaacaaattataattttcacaaTGTACTAAATAATTGTAACTAATATACAAACTGTTAGTAATACGTagatatacattataattgtaaaactacttgtaattaatttatcAATTAAATGCGTAACAAAAATTGTATAACTCTACTGATCtaaaattaacaactttGTGTTTTTATGGTATATTTAAGAGCTATTAATTTGGCTCAGCTATTTTCCTGCTCATTACAAGCATAAATGTCAACATATTTGCTTCTTTCAGCATCACAAAATTTCTTTACTGtacaattaaaatgttacaatGTAAGTGAGGTCAATGGAAATTTGTGGTTTAATTATTATTCGATCCCAAAAAATATCTACATGATCGTTTTAAACAATATTGGCATATATGCGAAATAAAATCTATTTTGAATTAATactaaaatgaagaaaaaaaatggaatatatAATAGTCACAGAGAATGATAGAACACcttatataaagaataataatacataaaagaagatcacatttatttattacaataatttgTTCGCAATGTTTTcattcaaaataatatattaaaatgaatactaATTTTTATTGTGGTAAGCACGAGTATATTAATCTGTTGCTTGCATCATAATAATTTCTCTTAAtgcatgtataattttttacatttacgcaataaaatgtagatttatagaatatatttaatatggaAATACAATATAAACCcaagtattataaataaatgtaactGTATTTGTAATTCTTTGATTCATTAAAAGAATGAATtgcgattttttctttaattctCTGTTTGTAAATTGATGCACATTaccattttcatttaatataattccaAGGAATTCTATAAGCACGAACGCACATAGTTATAAAGCGTAATAATTAGAACATTTTGAACTATTTATAAAGGGGGAACGCATTTTCTATTTAGAAAATCTCTTAAAGTATGCTactttgtatttatatttggaaaattatCTGCTATTAGAACACTTAATCTTTTTAGCATTAGATGTGCagataaaattattacaactTTCCGTCAATTTCAGGTTTAATATAATTCTAGGTTAACATTTAAATGGatcatattataattattagtTTAATAATGTAACTTTGTGTGATAAACGTTATTATGAATTAGTTAAATAGACGTTATTCCatttaatatgaatatattgtTTGCGCTTTTATTTATGtgtttcttttaaatttagaACTGAAAATAAATGCTTATTAtagttttattatttaatttttgtctaataatttgtatttttctataGTGCTAAAATGTAGTAATCTTTTTCgtagttttatttaaagcATATCATATGATACGACTGTTACATTTATGTaactattctttttaaaaagttatgaTTTTATTACACATTACATACATTTTGATTATTTCCTTATTAGTTTTGTTTTATTGTGTATATGTAAAGCAAGAAagtatgtataaaaaataaaagaaaaagaatacaagtttgtaaaaattttcacataaagacaataaaaattaattaagaATACTTTacaaactaaaaaatatggtgAAATACAAAGAAAAGTTTTTT from Plasmodium vivax scf_6644 genomic scaffold, whole genome shotgun sequence includes these protein-coding regions:
- a CDS encoding variable surface protein Vir18, putative (encoded by transcript PVX_018150A), with translation MGWPFGRYNIISNLYNRYNDAPCMNTYATIKSDIIQKIEDFEKATHDNFYEQWDQLNKHIIQKDKELSACYKKRYVNSKLNDDETIKNFKKKCNAKRECNNGKSPAKKTPIIKPTTQRNCKGSMGCKSETTERVDFKSQSKFVPGPTDPKSLEIKNPKDQDQNQADVQKAGQESVVPQPQTITMPSGSSDGTHDKASQKIVIHHSTTPGTVETQEQQLNASVSSGIRGLDSSLSDPSSECVSGKTSDSTCTSMGKNLGTIYIQTNEHSGKTLDANNPETQDSAGNVLAEQTSDDKYITSKIAHNLSFPEGTPGFVQLADEDSPPTITDRGSTGAVASDPESTGTEKVVSESLSSAPSDARNNGITDVDMSNDFKAADSEIKSVKVSHVLTHGSEGLCTEGTCNEAQNTEITSNNNNDILGTLSRVFNVIEENKDNMIKASAPMGIVLLLGLLFKFTPLWRVLTKKNRKNEAVINEELNSVLQEPSIMDDERSIPFSYGAFEYSTFDQNSY